A genome region from Thermoplasmata archaeon includes the following:
- a CDS encoding thiolase family protein, translated as MSVHVASIGMGRYGKRPEGLIDLAVEASTLALEGIGRKPVDLLVVGTMFAQGAQGREPLLPHLAGRLGLESSSGFRVDSSSGTGGMAVHAAVLALESGRFDRALVVGAEKMTNRPTADNTKDLSSSLHPSEAAAGATMPALAAIATQRYIERFQLTPAICDAATVHARAMAASNPSAHFQKAVTVEEVAASRPVALPLRLLHCSAISDGATALVLERGEGPATVLGLGQGFDTLRLVDRKDLYSFAATRRAAQRAYDSAGITPKTIDVAEVHDAFSPFAMVHIEDLGICGPGEAPTWFERGWVRPDGRVPVNPSGGVIGRGHPVGASGVAEVAEVALQLRGEAGRHATAKRPRVGLAQAMSGIGSHNYVTIMGSTGR; from the coding sequence GTGAGCGTCCACGTCGCCTCGATCGGTATGGGTCGGTACGGGAAGCGTCCGGAGGGCCTGATCGATCTCGCCGTGGAGGCCTCCACGCTCGCCCTCGAGGGGATCGGGCGTAAGCCGGTTGACCTCCTCGTAGTCGGGACGATGTTCGCCCAAGGAGCCCAGGGTCGCGAACCCCTTCTCCCACATCTCGCCGGGCGCCTCGGTCTCGAATCGAGCTCGGGTTTTCGCGTGGACTCCTCGAGTGGCACGGGGGGAATGGCCGTCCACGCGGCGGTCCTCGCGCTCGAATCCGGGCGGTTCGACCGCGCGCTCGTCGTTGGTGCCGAGAAGATGACCAACCGGCCCACGGCCGACAACACCAAGGATCTGTCGTCGTCGCTCCATCCGAGCGAGGCCGCGGCCGGAGCGACCATGCCTGCGCTCGCGGCGATCGCGACCCAGCGCTATATCGAGCGATTTCAACTGACCCCCGCAATCTGCGACGCCGCCACGGTCCATGCGAGGGCGATGGCGGCCAGCAACCCGAGCGCGCATTTTCAGAAGGCGGTCACCGTTGAGGAGGTCGCCGCGAGCCGCCCGGTGGCCCTTCCCCTTCGACTCCTGCACTGCTCCGCCATCTCCGACGGAGCGACCGCGCTCGTACTCGAGCGAGGAGAGGGTCCGGCGACGGTCCTCGGGCTCGGCCAAGGCTTCGACACCCTGAGGCTCGTGGACCGGAAGGACCTCTATTCGTTCGCGGCGACACGTCGCGCCGCTCAACGCGCCTACGACTCTGCCGGCATCACACCGAAGACCATCGATGTCGCGGAGGTGCACGACGCTTTCTCTCCTTTTGCGATGGTTCACATCGAGGACCTCGGCATCTGCGGGCCGGGAGAGGCCCCGACATGGTTCGAGCGCGGGTGGGTCCGTCCCGACGGGCGAGTTCCGGTGAACCCCAGTGGAGGGGTGATCGGGCGGGGCCACCCCGTCGGTGCCTCGGGCGTGGCCGAGGTGGCCGAGGTCGCTCTGCAGCTGCGAGGCGAGGCCGGTCGCCATGCGACGGCGAAGCGACCGAGGGTCGGCTTGGCTCAAGCGATGAGCGGGATCGGCTCCCACAACTACGTCACGATCATGGGGAGCACGGGACGATGA
- a CDS encoding OB-fold domain-containing protein, which produces MPRASLTVPSTGTVLASTVVVYPATGWESPHRLALVEVSEGVRVLAIVEGDLPSRGSKMNVRADGATYRARIAPEGARGD; this is translated from the coding sequence TTGCCGCGCGCTTCCCTCACCGTTCCGTCGACGGGCACGGTGCTCGCATCTACGGTGGTAGTGTACCCCGCCACCGGCTGGGAGAGCCCGCACCGCCTGGCCCTCGTGGAGGTCTCCGAGGGGGTTCGCGTGCTCGCGATCGTCGAGGGGGACCTTCCCTCAAGAGGCTCGAAGATGAACGTGCGCGCGGACGGCGCGACCTACCGAGCTCGTATCGCTCCCGAAGGCGCTCGAGGGGACTGA